One Ruegeria sp. YS9 DNA segment encodes these proteins:
- the asnB gene encoding asparagine synthase (glutamine-hydrolyzing) translates to MCGICGILQVDPAADHPEKELITEMATTLAHRGPNDDGVWLDEDVALGFRRLSVIDLSYAGHQPMTNEDGTVVIVFNGEIYNFQELKEKYRLEERGHVFKSRTDTEVLIHLYEEIGLDMIPELNGMFAFAIWDTRSKSLHLARDRYGIKPFFYQKDNDHFRFGSEIKAIIADDRVVRKPSMQALHDFLTFNYIPGTQTAFDGISEIPPGHHMTVTRDGTISIRRYWDLNFHVDPSMTEAQAIQKSYELMDKALQRRLVADVPIGVFLSGGLDSSTLVALMHKHVDEPIHTYSVGFEDQSFNELPYARIVAEKFNTKHREVTVTADMVRDMLPKYLSFTDEPYGDGSAIPTYFISELAKDEVVVVLSGEGGDEVFAGYDTHAAYNMYKQARKIPGFIRNGVMKPLVNCLPVSDKKLSFEFKAKRFLGGLDLPPEEAHLWWRIVLGEAEKLDLYADGVAETETLQPSVRHFQAAYEHCGAEETLSRLMYIDSTIFLPDDLMIKNDRMTMAHSLEARVPFTDPELTGFMATVPSHLKMKNRRKKHLMRRAMENDLPDSILNKKKVGLEMPYSRWLKTELKDLMMRYLGPENIQRTGLFRVQAVQTLINDHLSGKRDNGRPLWGLLNYMMWYELYIDA, encoded by the coding sequence ATGTGCGGAATATGCGGAATCCTGCAGGTCGACCCGGCGGCTGATCACCCCGAAAAAGAGCTGATCACAGAAATGGCGACAACATTGGCCCATCGCGGACCAAATGATGATGGCGTCTGGCTGGACGAGGACGTTGCGCTGGGTTTTCGGCGTCTTTCGGTGATTGACCTGTCTTATGCAGGTCATCAGCCAATGACAAACGAGGACGGAACTGTAGTGATTGTCTTCAATGGCGAAATCTACAACTTTCAGGAACTGAAGGAGAAATACCGCCTTGAAGAGCGCGGCCATGTCTTCAAGTCCCGCACGGATACCGAGGTTCTGATCCATCTTTACGAGGAAATTGGCCTCGACATGATCCCAGAACTCAACGGGATGTTTGCATTTGCGATCTGGGACACGCGCAGTAAGTCATTGCACCTGGCACGTGACCGCTATGGGATCAAACCCTTCTTCTACCAGAAAGATAATGACCATTTTCGCTTTGGCTCTGAGATCAAGGCGATCATCGCCGATGACCGGGTTGTGCGGAAACCGTCGATGCAGGCCCTGCATGACTTTCTGACCTTCAACTACATCCCGGGAACCCAGACAGCCTTTGACGGTATTTCCGAAATACCGCCGGGGCATCACATGACGGTCACCCGTGACGGCACAATCTCGATACGGCGGTACTGGGATTTGAACTTCCATGTCGATCCCAGTATGACCGAAGCACAGGCGATTCAAAAGTCTTATGAACTCATGGACAAGGCTTTGCAGCGCCGTCTGGTCGCGGATGTTCCGATTGGCGTGTTCCTGTCGGGAGGGCTGGATTCCAGTACCCTGGTCGCACTCATGCACAAACATGTGGATGAGCCGATCCACACCTATTCCGTCGGCTTCGAAGATCAAAGCTTCAATGAGCTGCCCTATGCCCGAATTGTGGCCGAAAAGTTCAACACCAAGCATCGTGAAGTAACCGTCACCGCCGATATGGTGCGGGACATGCTACCAAAATACCTGAGCTTCACCGATGAGCCATATGGCGACGGGTCTGCAATACCGACGTATTTCATCAGCGAACTGGCCAAGGATGAGGTGGTTGTCGTTCTATCGGGCGAAGGCGGTGACGAGGTCTTCGCCGGCTATGACACCCATGCGGCTTACAACATGTATAAACAGGCCCGAAAGATACCCGGGTTCATTCGGAATGGCGTGATGAAACCGCTGGTGAACTGTTTGCCCGTGTCAGACAAGAAGCTCAGCTTCGAATTCAAGGCCAAGCGGTTTCTGGGCGGGCTGGACCTGCCCCCTGAAGAAGCCCATCTTTGGTGGCGGATTGTCCTGGGCGAAGCTGAAAAGCTGGACCTTTACGCAGATGGTGTGGCCGAAACCGAAACCTTGCAGCCTTCAGTGCGGCATTTTCAAGCGGCCTACGAACATTGCGGTGCGGAAGAGACCCTGTCACGTCTGATGTATATCGATTCAACCATCTTCCTGCCCGACGATCTGATGATCAAGAATGACCGGATGACCATGGCGCATTCTCTTGAGGCCCGGGTGCCCTTTACCGACCCGGAGCTGACCGGGTTCATGGCCACAGTCCCCTCACATCTGAAAATGAAAAACCGGCGCAAGAAGCATCTTATGCGGCGTGCAATGGAAAACGATCTGCCCGACAGCATTCTCAACAAAAAGAAGGTCGGGCTTGAAATGCCCTATTCCCGCTGGCTCAAGACCGAGCTCAAGGATCTGATGATGCGCTATCTCGGGCCCGAGAATATTCAGCGTACAGGCCTGTTTCGGGTTCAGGCGGTGCAGACACTGATCAACGACCATCTGAGCGGTAAACGGGACAATGGCCGCCCGCTCTGGGGTCTTTTGAACTACATGATGTGGTACGAGCTTTACATCGATGCCTAA
- a CDS encoding class I SAM-dependent methyltransferase, producing MKPEKMPVTAASYQAYLNSPYKSSKHSTYFDVYDELFSPYIGKPITFVEIGVLSGGSLFMWREFFGPQARIIGVELNPGAKRWEQDGFEIFIGSQSDPAFLEKLAKEIGEIDIVLDDGGHTYEQQIITTECLLPHIRDGGMLVVEDTHTSYMEGFGPKHRSFVKYAMSMTDRVNRRFSKLLSDTAEKRVWGIRFYESFVVFDVNRKATSVVSVPTDNGGEDLNAKDFRHADNQAYENFLKASKSLSALKVIPGTRSLAKLARHVISLPSNLKHARKLKEFF from the coding sequence ATGAAACCTGAGAAAATGCCGGTGACCGCAGCAAGCTACCAAGCTTACCTGAACAGCCCGTACAAAAGCAGCAAGCATTCGACCTACTTCGATGTGTATGACGAGCTTTTCTCTCCCTACATCGGCAAGCCAATTACCTTCGTCGAAATCGGGGTTCTCAGTGGCGGCTCCTTGTTCATGTGGCGCGAGTTTTTTGGACCGCAAGCCCGCATCATCGGTGTTGAACTGAACCCCGGCGCAAAGCGCTGGGAGCAGGATGGCTTTGAAATTTTCATCGGCAGCCAGAGCGATCCGGCCTTTCTGGAAAAACTCGCAAAAGAGATCGGTGAAATCGACATCGTCCTGGACGATGGCGGCCACACCTATGAACAACAGATTATCACAACCGAGTGCCTGCTGCCGCATATCCGCGATGGCGGCATGCTGGTCGTGGAAGACACGCATACATCCTATATGGAAGGCTTCGGTCCCAAGCACCGGTCCTTCGTAAAATACGCCATGAGCATGACAGATCGCGTAAACCGGCGCTTTTCCAAACTCCTCTCGGACACTGCGGAAAAGCGGGTTTGGGGCATCCGTTTCTATGAATCCTTTGTTGTATTCGATGTGAACCGCAAGGCGACCTCTGTCGTGTCCGTACCAACCGACAACGGCGGGGAAGACCTGAACGCAAAAGACTTCCGCCACGCAGACAACCAGGCCTATGAAAACTTCCTGAAAGCGTCCAAAAGCCTGTCGGCCCTCAAGGTCATCCCCGGCACGCGGTCCTTGGCCAAGCTGGCCCGACATGTGATATCGCTGCCATCAAACCTGAAGCATGCGCGGAAACTGAAAGAATTTTTCTGA
- a CDS encoding glycosyltransferase family 39 protein: MTTSEKGSVFPNRREYRTGAVLFALTVAVLLALILRLWGIDLRSMSHPEIYVPGIDLVSGISEPPPRHNLAETIWWHFHDEPHPMGWYVSMLGWTKAFGTSHFAVRSPGVLFALGSIPLIFLIARNIFGSTVGCLAALLLSLHGFHVFWSQMARMYVAGAFLSLLATWFLLCLVRTREPRPGLEIAYVLSVMAGVLTVELFWPLIMIHVFWAALVLPRTNVDGLRFWRRISLRRAPRLLQVQALAFILSAPALTHAVYRARKGAAPDPSPDFLTEYFSFGFLFAKDDFAVPPLYIGPVWTWFVLGFALLLLAASLKAPKREAPVVAPERKIPIWVLGLAAGCSACFMFWLGSIAHRRSEALMAMSVLPFLALLIPVLGTMWGAVVPRLPSNTLHYPQERTLLLWLVAVVSPLILFAASYKVSILAPRAFLLFVPYLLILCAAGAVRVFQDHRFRLASIGLCVLVFAASIPYAAGKPGSPNDYQGIVKAMLPEMLPDDLVFLRDRDWIDTPLFYYINDAQFIVADHGEALRRNPDARVWLVTWPDVGQSVVTDVRREVLKDYKQILKIERLRASAELFEPDTRP; this comes from the coding sequence ATGACGACATCCGAAAAAGGTTCTGTTTTTCCCAACAGACGCGAGTATCGCACAGGCGCCGTCCTGTTTGCCTTGACGGTCGCGGTTTTGCTGGCGCTGATACTGCGGCTCTGGGGAATTGATCTGCGCAGTATGTCCCATCCGGAAATCTATGTCCCTGGCATCGACCTGGTTTCCGGTATATCCGAACCGCCACCGCGCCATAACCTGGCTGAAACCATCTGGTGGCATTTCCACGATGAACCGCATCCCATGGGCTGGTATGTGTCCATGCTGGGCTGGACCAAAGCGTTCGGCACGTCCCATTTTGCCGTGCGATCCCCAGGAGTTTTGTTCGCTTTAGGCTCTATTCCACTGATTTTTCTGATCGCCCGCAATATCTTTGGATCGACTGTGGGATGCCTGGCCGCGCTGCTGTTGTCGCTTCATGGGTTTCATGTGTTCTGGAGCCAGATGGCCCGCATGTATGTCGCTGGGGCCTTCCTGTCATTGCTGGCGACCTGGTTTTTACTGTGCCTTGTCAGAACGCGCGAACCGCGCCCGGGCCTTGAGATCGCTTATGTCCTTTCGGTTATGGCGGGGGTTCTGACGGTTGAGCTGTTCTGGCCCCTTATCATGATCCATGTGTTCTGGGCGGCTCTGGTCTTGCCCCGGACAAACGTGGATGGCCTGCGGTTTTGGCGCCGGATCAGTTTGCGGCGGGCCCCTCGGCTATTGCAGGTGCAGGCGCTTGCCTTTATCCTGTCCGCCCCGGCATTGACCCATGCGGTTTATCGTGCGCGTAAAGGAGCGGCTCCTGATCCTTCTCCTGACTTTCTGACCGAGTATTTCTCTTTTGGATTTCTGTTTGCAAAAGACGATTTTGCAGTCCCGCCGCTGTACATCGGGCCGGTCTGGACCTGGTTTGTTCTGGGTTTTGCCCTGCTGCTTTTGGCGGCCAGCCTGAAAGCCCCCAAACGCGAGGCGCCGGTGGTGGCTCCAGAGCGTAAGATCCCGATATGGGTTTTGGGGCTGGCAGCGGGTTGTTCGGCCTGCTTCATGTTCTGGCTCGGCTCAATCGCCCATCGCAGGAGCGAAGCACTGATGGCGATGTCTGTTTTACCCTTTCTGGCGCTGCTCATTCCTGTTCTGGGCACCATGTGGGGCGCGGTTGTGCCCAGGCTGCCCTCAAACACACTGCACTATCCTCAGGAACGGACATTGCTTTTGTGGCTTGTTGCGGTTGTCTCTCCGCTGATCCTGTTTGCAGCGTCTTACAAAGTTTCCATCCTGGCCCCCAGGGCCTTTCTGCTTTTCGTGCCATATTTGCTGATCCTTTGCGCGGCCGGCGCAGTTCGGGTATTTCAGGACCACCGTTTCAGGCTGGCCTCGATTGGCCTGTGCGTCTTGGTGTTTGCGGCCAGCATACCTTACGCCGCTGGTAAGCCGGGCTCTCCCAATGACTATCAGGGAATTGTGAAGGCCATGCTACCTGAAATGCTGCCTGATGATCTGGTTTTTCTGAGGGACCGGGATTGGATCGATACGCCGCTGTTCTACTATATCAATGATGCGCAATTCATCGTTGCGGATCATGGAGAGGCCTTGCGACGTAATCCCGACGCTCGGGTCTGGTTGGTCACATGGCCCGATGTGGGGCAATCCGTTGTCACCGATGTGCGGCGTGAGGTCCTGAAGGATTATAAACAAATTCTGAAAATTGAAAGATTGCGGGCCAGTGCAGAGCTTTTCGAACCTGATACCAGGCCTTGA
- a CDS encoding GNAT family N-acetyltransferase has translation MSGDKARKIDSMSNTLAVQCFRSWADLDDQSKDFLKRNQDKIHWDVQGDLNAGMSVWIGFSDGVPATIAQTRSGQNVNVYFFPMTERCALISHCFTVPDMRGRGYYVEILKHVCRTLAEEGTTRIYIDCSDSNLSSERGILSAGFLPIGQGVHRRNGTVHWRQDAPPSICRLEER, from the coding sequence ATGAGTGGCGACAAAGCCCGGAAGATCGACAGCATGTCAAACACATTGGCCGTGCAGTGCTTTCGCAGTTGGGCCGATCTTGATGATCAAAGCAAAGACTTTCTGAAGCGTAATCAGGACAAGATCCACTGGGATGTTCAAGGCGACCTGAACGCGGGTATGTCCGTCTGGATCGGGTTTTCCGACGGGGTTCCGGCAACTATTGCGCAAACCCGCTCCGGGCAAAACGTGAACGTATATTTCTTCCCGATGACCGAGCGCTGTGCTCTGATCTCTCACTGCTTTACCGTTCCTGATATGCGGGGCCGGGGATATTATGTGGAAATTCTGAAACATGTGTGCCGCACGCTGGCGGAAGAGGGGACCACGCGTATTTATATTGATTGCAGTGACAGTAATCTGTCGTCGGAACGCGGCATTCTTTCCGCGGGGTTCTTGCCCATCGGGCAGGGGGTCCACCGCCGAAATGGGACCGTTCATTGGCGACAGGATGCGCCACCATCGATTTGTCGGCTGGAGGAAAGATAA
- a CDS encoding glycosyltransferase family 2 protein has product MSTPTSPSRGKAPDHSAPTLSIIVPMFNEEEVLPALFERLGQFLGQLGESYEIICVNDGSTDATARILAAAHERDDRIKVLNFSRNFGKEIALTAGLDAAAGEAVVPIDADLQDPPELIETFLEKWREGFDVVYAVRRHRDSDTAMKRWTARKFYKVINRLSGVPIPANTGDFRLMDRRVVQAVVQLREHNRFMKGLFAWVGFRHTEVAYDRPERAAGQTKFNYWRLWNFALDGITGFSTVPLRIAGYVGMLTALAAIIYGVFLISRTLVYGVDVPGYASLMVAVLLIGGLQLVVLGVIGEYLGRLYAEAQKRPLYIVESSLGLDDQPH; this is encoded by the coding sequence ATGAGCACCCCCACATCTCCGTCCCGGGGAAAAGCCCCGGACCATAGCGCTCCGACGCTCAGCATCATCGTGCCCATGTTCAATGAAGAAGAGGTTCTGCCGGCCCTGTTCGAACGTTTGGGGCAATTCCTCGGTCAGCTTGGGGAAAGCTACGAGATCATCTGCGTGAACGACGGCAGCACAGACGCGACCGCCAGGATTCTGGCTGCTGCGCATGAGCGCGATGATCGTATCAAGGTGCTGAACTTTTCACGTAATTTCGGCAAGGAAATCGCATTGACGGCGGGGCTGGATGCAGCTGCGGGTGAAGCCGTTGTTCCGATAGACGCGGATTTGCAGGATCCGCCCGAACTGATCGAGACATTTCTGGAAAAATGGCGCGAAGGATTCGATGTCGTCTATGCCGTCCGGCGCCACCGCGACAGCGATACCGCGATGAAACGCTGGACAGCGCGGAAGTTCTATAAGGTCATCAACCGGCTCTCAGGCGTGCCGATACCCGCCAATACCGGCGATTTCCGCCTTATGGACCGGCGCGTGGTTCAGGCTGTCGTTCAACTGCGCGAGCACAACCGCTTTATGAAGGGCCTTTTTGCCTGGGTCGGGTTTCGGCACACCGAGGTGGCGTATGACCGCCCCGAGCGTGCGGCGGGGCAGACCAAGTTCAACTACTGGCGCCTTTGGAACTTTGCGCTGGACGGTATTACCGGGTTCAGCACCGTACCTCTCAGGATTGCAGGCTATGTCGGCATGCTGACTGCGTTGGCCGCGATCATCTACGGTGTTTTCCTGATCTCACGTACCCTTGTTTACGGGGTGGATGTACCCGGCTATGCCTCATTGATGGTTGCAGTGCTGTTGATCGGCGGCCTGCAACTTGTCGTGCTGGGCGTCATCGGGGAATATCTGGGGCGGCTTTATGCAGAGGCTCAGAAACGGCCGCTTTACATTGTCGAAAGCAGCCTGGGCCTGGATGATCAGCCCCATTGA
- a CDS encoding glycosyltransferase family 39 protein, with product MPVGLFTQVLRGADAAADPAFTQGVWLFKAGLIIIGAYLLFLRLLPIGRPLSPQRPEVSPASPVQTLIFGLLLICAAALRFYRLDTGIWYDEILTSVNYMPLTIGQIVSTYHDANNHVLFSVLARLSLSVFDDSVWALRLPAVGFGIAGIAAIYFFARRVGPTREALFTAALLAFSYHHIWFSQNARGYTALLFFALLSSTWFLDAMRQGSPRKWGLYCLAVVLGAYAHPTMGLMVLAHFAIWSAAWFRQNEDDKRYRWNGLFCGFIPVGLFTFQVYALVLPSMVGGALLNSGLKGEDNEWTNPFWALAELFSSLQIGLASAGVVIAAGLVFAIGVISFARTRPAVVALFLIPVGVGFMAMTSIGYTLFPRFFFFTFGFAILIVIRGAFVAGQLTAHLARLPAAATKWLPGLICAGIVAVSLLSLRHVYLPKQDFNGAINLIESDLQPGDTVLAVGIAGFPFNAYYDKGWDVIETTDDLDRLASQSGRTWLVYTMPVHARTTYPGILERIKKEYATVSRFRGSLGGGDVVVSLADPTKAQATGKSTSTVKDND from the coding sequence TTGCCAGTCGGTCTGTTCACCCAGGTGTTGCGCGGCGCCGATGCGGCAGCCGATCCGGCCTTTACCCAGGGGGTTTGGCTGTTCAAGGCCGGCCTCATCATCATAGGGGCATATCTTCTTTTTCTGCGGCTTCTGCCTATTGGCCGTCCGCTATCTCCACAGCGCCCCGAGGTTTCTCCTGCTAGCCCGGTCCAGACACTGATCTTTGGCCTTCTGCTGATTTGCGCCGCGGCTTTACGGTTTTACCGACTTGATACCGGCATCTGGTATGATGAAATTCTGACATCCGTAAATTACATGCCCCTCACAATCGGGCAGATCGTCAGCACCTATCACGATGCCAACAACCATGTCCTGTTTTCGGTGCTGGCGCGCCTGTCTTTGTCGGTCTTCGATGACAGTGTCTGGGCCTTGAGATTGCCTGCGGTCGGTTTTGGCATTGCCGGCATTGCCGCTATTTACTTTTTTGCCCGACGCGTCGGCCCGACTCGTGAGGCTCTGTTTACGGCGGCACTACTGGCGTTTTCCTATCACCACATCTGGTTCAGCCAGAATGCACGTGGTTACACCGCATTACTGTTCTTTGCCCTGCTTTCCAGCACCTGGTTTCTGGACGCCATGCGCCAGGGGAGCCCCCGCAAATGGGGGCTGTATTGCCTTGCCGTCGTCCTGGGGGCGTATGCGCACCCTACCATGGGGCTGATGGTGCTTGCGCATTTTGCAATCTGGAGCGCGGCCTGGTTCCGGCAAAATGAAGACGACAAGCGCTACCGCTGGAACGGGTTGTTTTGTGGCTTCATCCCGGTGGGTCTGTTTACGTTTCAGGTCTATGCTCTGGTCCTGCCCAGTATGGTCGGCGGGGCGCTATTGAATTCCGGACTGAAGGGCGAAGACAACGAGTGGACCAACCCTTTTTGGGCATTGGCAGAACTGTTCAGCAGTCTGCAAATCGGGTTAGCCAGTGCGGGTGTTGTGATAGCCGCCGGCCTTGTCTTTGCGATTGGTGTCATCAGCTTTGCCCGAACGCGACCGGCTGTTGTGGCGTTGTTTCTGATCCCGGTTGGGGTCGGGTTCATGGCGATGACCAGCATCGGGTATACTCTGTTTCCACGGTTTTTCTTTTTTACCTTTGGATTTGCGATACTTATCGTGATCCGCGGTGCCTTTGTTGCCGGCCAGTTGACTGCGCACCTGGCACGGTTGCCCGCCGCAGCAACGAAATGGCTGCCCGGACTGATATGCGCAGGCATTGTGGCGGTATCTCTTTTATCCCTCCGGCACGTGTATCTGCCAAAACAGGATTTCAATGGTGCCATCAATCTGATTGAAAGCGACCTGCAACCCGGGGACACGGTTCTTGCTGTCGGGATCGCAGGATTTCCGTTCAATGCATACTATGACAAGGGGTGGGATGTCATCGAAACGACCGATGATCTGGATCGCCTGGCCTCACAGTCAGGCAGAACCTGGTTGGTCTATACGATGCCAGTGCACGCCCGGACCACATATCCGGGAATACTGGAGAGGATCAAAAAGGAATACGCTACCGTTTCGCGGTTCCGGGGTTCTCTGGGCGGGGGAGACGTGGTGGTCAGCCTCGCAGATCCGACCAAGGCCCAAGCCACAGGAAAGAGTACAAGTACTGTAAAGGATAACGATTGA
- a CDS encoding acyltransferase: MINNIQALRAFAAINVVFLHVIKTASTYGQSTDYLSFLAGWGANGVDIFFVISGFVMLHTQMQKKRRTGAFLKSRILRVVPIYWLITLFVVAVYYAVPGIFRSMELSGTIILSSLLFSSLLVLGEPPIVYVGWTLEWEMLFYFVFGLSLFLRSWVHVFLVVSLVLAGVSLASGDFISLEFLFGMAVAYFYNKGFEIREKTGVLIFVFGMLLLCASLSSELEVDPTNRVIIWGIPSVFIVFGLLFATQISNRFLVYLGDASYSIYLVQILTIPAFYKVSSIVLRPVNGDVLSILCLASSVAAGCLVFSLVEKPLTKRMRRAFS; the protein is encoded by the coding sequence ATGATCAACAATATTCAAGCCTTACGAGCCTTTGCTGCCATAAATGTGGTTTTCCTCCATGTCATCAAGACGGCATCGACATATGGACAAAGCACCGATTATTTATCCTTCCTGGCCGGGTGGGGTGCAAATGGGGTCGATATTTTTTTCGTGATATCCGGCTTTGTCATGCTGCACACTCAAATGCAGAAAAAGCGGCGCACAGGCGCTTTCTTGAAATCGAGAATTCTAAGGGTCGTGCCAATTTACTGGCTGATCACACTTTTTGTCGTGGCGGTCTATTACGCTGTTCCCGGGATCTTCAGGTCCATGGAGCTTTCAGGAACCATCATATTGTCATCGCTTCTGTTTTCTTCGCTTCTGGTGCTCGGTGAGCCGCCGATTGTGTATGTTGGGTGGACCCTGGAATGGGAAATGCTCTTTTATTTTGTTTTTGGACTGTCTCTCTTCCTGAGGTCGTGGGTCCATGTTTTCCTGGTTGTCAGCCTGGTTCTGGCCGGGGTCTCCCTGGCGTCCGGTGATTTTATATCGCTTGAGTTCCTGTTTGGGATGGCTGTTGCGTATTTTTACAACAAGGGGTTTGAAATCAGGGAAAAGACAGGGGTCTTGATATTTGTTTTCGGGATGCTTCTTTTATGTGCCTCCCTGTCGAGTGAACTTGAGGTCGACCCAACAAACCGTGTCATTATCTGGGGTATACCATCTGTCTTTATCGTTTTTGGGCTGCTGTTTGCGACGCAGATTTCAAATCGGTTTTTGGTCTATCTCGGGGATGCATCCTACAGCATCTACCTTGTCCAGATACTCACCATTCCCGCTTTTTATAAAGTGTCTTCGATTGTCCTCAGGCCTGTGAATGGTGACGTTCTGTCCATCTTGTGCCTGGCAAGCAGCGTAGCGGCAGGATGCCTGGTTTTTTCACTGGTGGAAAAACCCCTGACCAAAAGGATGAGGCGGGCGTTCTCCTGA
- a CDS encoding right-handed parallel beta-helix repeat-containing protein, translated as MPRSRILALAGTILLFFSSALHANTSCDGQRFKPRFTAQVQGQAISDAAALAGALQNARGGEVYLLAPGNYGTLKLGKAFSAPVVIRSADPASLACFSVAILDGAENVHLDGIRFDYTFKNADPYHLANFVVRNSRNITISNSVFSGDVARGTGTPEDGAGFGTGLLVFHAANVDISNSEFLTWWKAIIAINTDGIKITDSDVHSIRSDGLVFDNVDDILVQNNYIHNFGGADGVGDHRDMIQIQRANNSGSANITIRDNIFDVGAGDFAQTIWAGGDGKNIGDPEVRHRNVLIENNMIYNGHVHGISIYGSDNISVRKNSLINVPGGHSVPVINISPDSTSVVIEQNAAANIMGYENQRDWVLLNNAMIQDQNPSQEGYYDQQFIYHALGREKGYNEFGVRPGSLMDRLNAGSTLAKNYPTQ; from the coding sequence ATGCCCAGATCACGTATTCTTGCGCTGGCAGGTACGATCCTGTTGTTCTTTAGCTCTGCCTTGCATGCGAATACGTCTTGCGATGGGCAGCGATTCAAACCCAGATTTACGGCCCAGGTCCAAGGTCAGGCCATTTCCGACGCAGCAGCGTTGGCAGGTGCTTTGCAGAATGCCCGTGGCGGTGAGGTCTATCTGCTTGCACCCGGAAACTATGGCACTCTGAAACTGGGCAAGGCTTTCTCGGCGCCAGTAGTGATCAGATCGGCTGATCCTGCCAGCCTCGCGTGTTTCAGTGTCGCCATTCTTGACGGGGCCGAGAATGTCCATCTGGATGGCATCAGGTTCGACTATACCTTCAAGAACGCTGACCCGTATCACCTGGCCAACTTTGTTGTTCGCAACAGCCGGAACATCACTATCTCCAACTCCGTGTTCAGCGGGGATGTTGCACGCGGCACCGGAACGCCAGAAGACGGGGCGGGGTTTGGTACAGGTCTGTTGGTGTTCCACGCCGCCAATGTCGATATTTCAAATTCCGAGTTTCTCACATGGTGGAAGGCGATCATCGCTATTAATACAGACGGCATAAAGATCACTGACAGCGACGTGCATTCGATCCGCTCGGATGGTCTGGTGTTCGACAATGTCGACGACATCCTGGTTCAGAACAATTACATCCACAACTTTGGCGGGGCCGATGGCGTTGGCGATCACCGTGATATGATCCAGATCCAGCGGGCCAATAACAGTGGAAGCGCCAATATCACGATCCGGGACAATATCTTCGATGTAGGTGCCGGCGACTTTGCCCAGACGATCTGGGCTGGCGGAGATGGAAAGAACATCGGAGACCCCGAGGTGCGGCATCGGAACGTGCTGATCGAAAACAACATGATTTACAACGGCCATGTCCACGGCATTTCCATCTACGGCTCCGACAACATTTCGGTCAGAAAAAACTCTCTGATCAATGTGCCCGGTGGCCATTCTGTGCCGGTAATCAATATCTCACCGGACTCTACATCCGTTGTCATCGAACAGAACGCTGCGGCAAACATCATGGGGTATGAAAACCAGCGCGATTGGGTGCTTCTTAACAATGCCATGATTCAGGATCAAAACCCGTCTCAGGAAGGGTATTATGATCAGCAGTTCATCTACCATGCGTTGGGACGGGAAAAGGGGTACAATGAGTTTGGCGTGCGTCCCGGCAGCCTCATGGATCGCCTGAATGCCGGATCAACGCTGGCAAAGAACTATCCCACTCAATGA